One Melospiza melodia melodia isolate bMelMel2 chromosome 29, bMelMel2.pri, whole genome shotgun sequence DNA segment encodes these proteins:
- the TMPRSS13 gene encoding transmembrane protease serine 13, translating to MDGKTSPTTASPSSVLPSLLHVSTASSLFGARPPPPRENVLGISFKPYSPESGPAPSPCSACDSSRSSMFRAPCMSQRRLALIFCVSVLIVLLIALILLFMFWRSQTGILYKEPAESCKDSPVRCDGVVDCSQRSDELGCVRFSSEESLLHVYSSTESQWLPVCSSDWDESFSRKTCRQLGFQNASQTEFIPLRVPGKSLTVTDERETIQQSLNSSQCLTGKYVSLRCTTCGQRISGRIIGGKETSVNKWPWQVSVQYGPIHICGGTIIDAQWVLTAAHCFFMNSMKILDDWKVYGGVSDLKQPMEGIPVSQVIINSNYSDDHDDYDIALMKLSRPLTLSAQVRPACLPMHGQRFQTGRSCFITGFGKTRENEDNTSPKLREAEVKLIDYKICNSDKVYEGYLTPRMMCAGYLQGGKDACQGDSGGPLVCEDDGRWYVAGVTSWGTGCGQKNKPGVYTRVTKLLSWIYSKMESEND from the exons ATGGACGGCAAAACCTCCCCG ACCACTGCCTCGCCCAGCAGTGTCCTTCCCAGCCTGCTCCATGTCTCCACGGCCAGCAGCCTCTTCGGTGCCCGACCTCCGCCGCCTCGAGAGAACGTCCTGGGCATCAGCTTCAAACCCTACAGCCCCGAGTCCGGCCCGGCCCCGAGCCCCTGCTCGGCCTGTGACAGCTCCC gaTCCTCCATGTTCAGAGCTCCCTGCATGAGCCAGCGGCGGCTCGCGCTCATCTTCTGCGTCTCGGTGCTCATCGTGCTGCTCATCGCCCTCATCCTGCTGT TCATGTTCTGGAGGTCACAGACGGGCATCCTGTACAAGGAGCCGGCGGAGAGCTGCAAGGACAGCCCCGTGCGCTGCGACGGCGTCGTCGACTGCTCCCAGAGGAGCGACGAGCTGGGCTGCG TGCGCTTCTCCTCCGAGGAGTCCTTGCTCCACGTGTACTCCAGCACCGAGAGCCAGTGGCTGCCGGTGTGCAGCAGCGACTGGGACGAGTCCTTCTCCAGGAAAACCTGCCGGCAGCTGGGATTCCAGAA TGCCTCCCAGACCGAGTTCATCCCCCTGCGCGTCCCTGGCAAGAGCCTCACGGTGACTGATGAGCGAGAGACCATCCAGCAGAGCCTCAACAG ctcccagtgtCTCACAGGAAAGTACGTCTCCCTGCGATGCACAA CCTGCGGGCAGAGGATTTCTGGCCGGATCATCGGTGGGAAGGAGACCTCTGTGAACAAGTGGCCCTGGCAGGTCAGCGTGCAGTACGGGCCCATCCACATCTGCGGCGGCACCATCATCGACGCCCAGTGGGTGCTCACGGCTGCCCACTGCTTCTTCAT GAACAGCATGAAGATCCTGGATGACTGGAAGGTGTACGGCGGGGTGTCAGACCTGAAGCAGCCCATGGAGGGCATCCCCGTGTCCCAGGTCATCATCAACTCCAACTACAGCGACGACCACGACGACTACGACATCGCCCTCATGAAGCTCTCCAGGCCACTGACACTCTCAG CCCAGGTGCGCCCCGCCTGCCTGCCCATGCACGGCCAGCGATTCCAGACCGGCCGGTCCTGCTTCATCACCGGCTTCGGCAAGACCCGGGAGAACGAAG ATAACACCTCCCCGAAGCTGCGGGAGGCCGAGGTGAAGCTGATCGACTACAAGATCTGCAACAGCGACAAGGTGTACGAGGGCTACCTGACCCCCCGCATGATGTGCGCCGGGTACCTGCAGGGAGGCAAGGACGCCTGCCAG GGCGACAGCGGAGGGCCCCTGGTGTGCGAGGACGATGGCCGCTGGTACGTGGCCGGGGTGACGAGCTGGGGGACAGGATGTGGCCAGAAGAACAAGCCCGGGGTGTACACGCGTGTGACAAAGCTCCTCAGCTGGATATACAGCAAAATGGAG AGTGAGAACGACTAA